A single window of Malus sylvestris chromosome 5, drMalSylv7.2, whole genome shotgun sequence DNA harbors:
- the LOC126621788 gene encoding uncharacterized protein LOC126621788 isoform X1, which produces MLHFVDEDSNLPSSIQNPSVATRTSDEPIVPEIPVTSEATTLQVFACPTVTLDKPPSSPQGRTLGIGEGVGAISSSSQAGISTLPYETPSFSRHVHEETSPPHLVRKPRLPRPHLAIGSVEMIHPGMEKAGELKTAPSVGAASLEKTGVQSPPPASLASKTAKLPELFEKFGQLETRLKSSKHSSPSGFPEQKRVFQEWARKDFSASFSLKALHDLKKVTSEFFKADQLSKTQHDSFFSFFENLRVLRDQYKRAERQANRVRCFQEKELSTSAQVDKLMNDGSLTKERIGVVTAEIQKLEEQLVVLKAEQATLLDTLENQIEEVKKINSELEHSRSQLANSHTVLAEPNRIFTIMQTYHS; this is translated from the exons ATGTTGCACTTTGTGGATGAGGACAGTAATTTG CCTTCTTCAATACAAAATCCATCAGTGGCAACAAGAACAAGTGATGAACCCATAGTTCCTGAGATTCCTGTGACTTCAGAAGCAACTACTTTGCAGGTGTTTGCCTGCCCGACAGTTACCCTTGATAAACCTCCTTCATCCCCTCAGGGTCGAACTTTG GGTATTGGTGAAGGTGTAGGCgcaatttcttcttcctctcaagCAGGAATTAGTACTCTTCCTTATGAGACTCCAAGCTTTAGTCGG CATGTGCATGAAGAAACTTCTCCTCCTCATTTGGTTCGTAAACCAAGGCTCCCCCGACCTCATTTGGCTATTGGGAGTGTTGAGATGATTCATCCTGGTATGGAGAAGGCCGGAGAGCTAAAAACTGCCCCATCAGTAGGTGCTGCTTCATTAGAGAAAACTGGAGTGCAAAGTCCCCCTCCTGCTTCTCTGGCTTCAAAAACTGCTAAGTTGCCCGAATTGTTTGAAAAATTCGGGCAGCTCGAGACAAGGCTGAAATCCTCGAAGCATTCTTCACCTTCAGGTTTCCCAGAGCAGAAGCGAGTTTTCCAAGAATGGGCAAGGAAGGATTTCTCCGCTTCATTTAGCCTTAAGGCCCTTCATGATCTGAAAAAGGTTACAAGTGAGTTTTTCAAAGCCGACCAACTGTCAAAAACCCAACATGATTCCTTCTTCTCATTCTTTGAAAATCTGAGGGTTCTTCGGGATCAATATAAGAGGGCAGAAAGACAAGCCAATCGAGTAAGATGCTTTCAGGAGAAGGAATTAAGCACTTCTGCTCAGGTAGACAAGTTGATGAATGATGGTTCATTAACGAAAGAAAGAATTGGAGTGGTGACTGCTGAAATCCAAAAACTAGAAGAACAACTGGTTGTTCTCAAGGCTGAGCAAGCAACTCTTCTGGACACCCTCGAAAATCAAATCGAAGAAGTGAAGAAGATAAACTCagagttggagcattctagatcTCAGCTTGCAAATAGCCACACCGTCCTGGCCGAACCTAATCGGATTTTTACAATTATGCAGACATATCACTCCTGA
- the LOC126621788 gene encoding uncharacterized protein LOC126621788 isoform X2, with translation MLHFVDEDSNLPSSIQNPSVATRTSDEPIVPEIPVTSEATTLQGIGEGVGAISSSSQAGISTLPYETPSFSRHVHEETSPPHLVRKPRLPRPHLAIGSVEMIHPGMEKAGELKTAPSVGAASLEKTGVQSPPPASLASKTAKLPELFEKFGQLETRLKSSKHSSPSGFPEQKRVFQEWARKDFSASFSLKALHDLKKVTSEFFKADQLSKTQHDSFFSFFENLRVLRDQYKRAERQANRVRCFQEKELSTSAQVDKLMNDGSLTKERIGVVTAEIQKLEEQLVVLKAEQATLLDTLENQIEEVKKINSELEHSRSQLANSHTVLAEPNRIFTIMQTYHS, from the exons ATGTTGCACTTTGTGGATGAGGACAGTAATTTG CCTTCTTCAATACAAAATCCATCAGTGGCAACAAGAACAAGTGATGAACCCATAGTTCCTGAGATTCCTGTGACTTCAGAAGCAACTACTTTGCAG GGTATTGGTGAAGGTGTAGGCgcaatttcttcttcctctcaagCAGGAATTAGTACTCTTCCTTATGAGACTCCAAGCTTTAGTCGG CATGTGCATGAAGAAACTTCTCCTCCTCATTTGGTTCGTAAACCAAGGCTCCCCCGACCTCATTTGGCTATTGGGAGTGTTGAGATGATTCATCCTGGTATGGAGAAGGCCGGAGAGCTAAAAACTGCCCCATCAGTAGGTGCTGCTTCATTAGAGAAAACTGGAGTGCAAAGTCCCCCTCCTGCTTCTCTGGCTTCAAAAACTGCTAAGTTGCCCGAATTGTTTGAAAAATTCGGGCAGCTCGAGACAAGGCTGAAATCCTCGAAGCATTCTTCACCTTCAGGTTTCCCAGAGCAGAAGCGAGTTTTCCAAGAATGGGCAAGGAAGGATTTCTCCGCTTCATTTAGCCTTAAGGCCCTTCATGATCTGAAAAAGGTTACAAGTGAGTTTTTCAAAGCCGACCAACTGTCAAAAACCCAACATGATTCCTTCTTCTCATTCTTTGAAAATCTGAGGGTTCTTCGGGATCAATATAAGAGGGCAGAAAGACAAGCCAATCGAGTAAGATGCTTTCAGGAGAAGGAATTAAGCACTTCTGCTCAGGTAGACAAGTTGATGAATGATGGTTCATTAACGAAAGAAAGAATTGGAGTGGTGACTGCTGAAATCCAAAAACTAGAAGAACAACTGGTTGTTCTCAAGGCTGAGCAAGCAACTCTTCTGGACACCCTCGAAAATCAAATCGAAGAAGTGAAGAAGATAAACTCagagttggagcattctagatcTCAGCTTGCAAATAGCCACACCGTCCTGGCCGAACCTAATCGGATTTTTACAATTATGCAGACATATCACTCCTGA